The Patescibacteria group bacterium genome has a segment encoding these proteins:
- a CDS encoding C39 family peptidase: MSKKTFFISLLVIVLGFGAGTAAAKRTAIFDWIDARRKPDVPVAISHDDISNGNTSANANINVNSNINTNSNANTNSPVNQSTSQPVNSAPSLPVEINLKVPFTSQAPTANWDLPFQEACEETAALMVHYYLQDKTFASKDAAETTIKEVVAFEEQHYGNYKDTTAVETARFIKDMWGYQTVDIYTGSQVTLERIKHELADGNPVIVLAAGRLLGNPNYKAPGPIYHALVIKGYKKNGQIITNDPGTRKGADYVYDPTVLMNAIHDWNGGDVDHGQKNMIVIRENN; this comes from the coding sequence ATGTCAAAGAAAACATTCTTTATTTCCCTGTTAGTGATCGTCTTGGGTTTCGGTGCCGGTACCGCGGCGGCAAAGCGGACGGCGATTTTTGATTGGATAGACGCACGACGTAAACCCGACGTGCCCGTGGCAATATCACATGATGATATTTCGAACGGCAACACTTCAGCCAACGCGAACATCAACGTTAATTCCAATATAAACACAAATTCAAACGCCAATACCAATTCCCCAGTCAACCAGTCAACCAGTCAACCAGTCAATTCCGCCCCGTCACTACCCGTAGAGATAAATCTCAAAGTCCCGTTTACTTCCCAAGCTCCGACCGCGAATTGGGATTTACCATTTCAAGAAGCCTGCGAGGAAACCGCCGCGCTGATGGTGCACTATTATTTGCAGGATAAAACGTTCGCGTCCAAAGACGCCGCCGAAACGACGATCAAAGAAGTAGTGGCGTTCGAGGAACAGCACTACGGCAACTACAAAGACACCACCGCCGTGGAAACAGCCCGCTTCATCAAAGATATGTGGGGCTACCAAACGGTCGACATTTACACCGGTTCCCAGGTAACCCTGGAACGAATCAAGCACGAATTGGCCGACGGTAACCCGGTAATTGTTCTAGCCGCTGGCCGACTGCTGGGCAATCCCAACTACAAAGCCCCGGGCCCAATCTATCACGCCCTGGTTATCAAAGGATACAAAAAGAATGGCCAGATCATTACCAACGATCCCGGTACGCGTAAAGGGGCGGATTATGTCTACGATCCGACTGTGCTGATGAACGCCATCCATGATTGGAATGGCGGCGACGTCGACCACGGCCAGAAGAATATGATCGTGATTCGAGAGAATAATTAG
- a CDS encoding RNA polymerase sigma factor — MSNGNKPIVINAQTNSTDFGKMYQKYGKKVYNYLWYRVGYNTAVAEDLMQETFLRAYEHLPRFKFRGFSYLTYLITIARNLLANHFRRPTVAALEEAGFLAIDMADNVERKLAIDRLWREISRLSITEQRILQLRYREDLSIRQIARHMKRSENAVKLSLSRSRQKVRRRINELEQQANIWAIPALSPAGRAA, encoded by the coding sequence ATGTCAAACGGAAACAAGCCGATTGTCATCAATGCCCAAACAAACAGTACCGATTTTGGTAAAATGTACCAGAAATATGGCAAAAAGGTCTATAATTACCTGTGGTATCGCGTCGGATACAATACCGCCGTGGCCGAAGATCTGATGCAGGAAACGTTTTTGCGCGCCTACGAACACCTGCCCAGATTTAAATTCCGGGGTTTTTCGTATTTAACCTACCTAATCACCATTGCGCGCAATCTATTAGCCAATCATTTCCGCCGACCCACCGTGGCCGCGTTGGAAGAAGCCGGTTTCCTGGCAATTGATATGGCTGACAACGTGGAGCGAAAGCTGGCTATTGATCGGCTCTGGCGGGAAATATCCCGTTTATCAATTACCGAACAGCGGATATTACAATTACGGTATCGCGAAGACTTGTCGATTCGCCAGATTGCCCGTCATATGAAGAGGTCTGAAAATGCCGTGAAATTGAGCTTATCCCGTTCCCGCCAGAAAGTACGCCGCCGGATCAATGAACTGGAGCAACAAGCGAACATTTGGGCAATTCCGGCCTTATCCCCCGCCGGGCGGGCCGCCTGA